The segment TGCTCGCGGGCAACCGGCCGGTCGGCAAGCGGGTCGCGGTGGTCGGCGCGGGCGGGATCGGCTTCGACGTCGCCGAGTTCCTGGTGCAGGACGGCGTGTCGCCTGCGCTCGATCTCGACGAATGGAAGGCGGAGTGGGGCGTGACCGATCCGGCCGCGACGCGCGGCGGCGTGACGCGTGCGCAGGTCGCGCCGCCGGCCCGCGAGGTGACGCTGCTGCAGCGCAAGGCCGCGCCGCTCGGCAAGGGGCTCGGCAAGACGACCGGCTGGATCCACCGCGCGACGCTGAAGATGAAGCAGGTGAAGATGATCGGCGGCGTGAACTACGAGCGGATCGATGCGCGCGGGCTGCACGTGTCGTACGGCGAGAAGCGCACCGATCCGGAGCTGATCGAGGTCGACACGATCGTGCTGTGCGCCGGCCAGGAGCCGCAGCGTGCGCTCGTCGAGCCGCTGCAGGCGGCGGGGCGCACGGTGCACCTGATCGGCGGCGCGGAACTGGCCGCCGAGCTCGACGCGAAGCGCGCGATCGACCAGGGCGCGCGGCTGGCGGCACGGCTGTGACCGGGCTGTGAGCCGGCTGTGACCGCGCTGTTTCCGGTTACGCGGCTTCGGCCCGTTCCTCCGCTTCGGCCTCGAGCATGGCCCGCACGATCAGGTAGACGGCCGGCAGGTCGTCGTCGTCGCGGCGCCAGTCGACTGGTTCCTCGACATCCACGGCCACCATCCGGCTGTCGCGCAGCCGGATGAACGCGTCGACCACCGCCGGATCGTTCCGGTTCAGAAACCCCGCATTGGAGAACGCCAGGTCCTCGACGTCGAGCAGCGCCTGCCAGCTGAGCGTGCGGACCGCGGCCGGGTGGGTGCGCCGGCGCAGGCCGAGCGCGCGCTGCGCGGGCCCGCCGACGACGCGTTGCAGGTCGACGGCCGCCCGCTGCGCGGCGCGCTCGAAGTGGACGGGATTGAAGCCGGGTTGTTCGGGATCGAAAGCGGATGGCTGGAACATGGTCGCCTCACAAAGTCCGTTCGTCGAAAGTGATTGAAATCGGGTCATATGGCCAAAAGCACTGTAAATATATACAGTGATTCGATTGGTTTCAAGCCCTGAATCACACGAATTCGTTGGGGCGACTGGCGACGGCTGCCGGCAATGCGTCCGGCTTCAGACCGACGCCGCGATCGTTTCGCGCAGCCACCGGTGCGCCGGATCGCGATGCGAGCGTTCGTGCCACAGCATCGACATTTCATAGCCGGGCACCTCGATGGGCGCGTCGACGATCCGCAGCGCGGGTGCGTCGCGCACGAGACGCTCGGGCAGCATCGCGACGAGATCGGTGTTCGCGACGGCCGACATCACGAACAGGAAATGCGGCACGGACAGCACGACGCGGCGCGCGGCGCCGTGCTTCGCGAGCGCGTCGTCCGTCACGCCGACGAAGCCGCCGCCGTCGGGCGACACGATCACGTGCTCGAGCGTGCCGAACTGCGCGAGCGTGGGCCGACGCCTGAGCTTCGGATGCCCGGCGCGGCCGACGAGCACGTAGCGTTCGACGAACAGCGGCAGGCGCCGCATGCCCGCCGGCGAACCTTCGGTCGTGTGGAACGCCAGGTCGATCTCGCTGCGTTCCGCCTGTTTTTCGATGCGCGGCGGCGCGAGCTCGACGACCGCGAGCCGCGTGCCGGGCGCGGCGGACCGCAGCGTGCGCAGCGCCGGCAGCACGATCGTCGATTCGCCGTAGTCGGTGGCGGCCACGTTCCAGGTGTGCGTCGCGGTCGCGGGATCGAACGGCGTGGCGGGCAGGACCGCGCGCTCGACCGCGTCGAGCGCTTCCCGCAGCGGTTCGCGCAGCGCCTCGGCGCGCGCGGTCGGTCGCATCCCGCGCGGGCCGGGCAGCAGCAGCGGATCGCCGAACACGTCGCGCAGCTTCTGCAACTGCACGCTGACCGACGGCTGCGACATGCTCAGCTTCTCGGCCGCGCGCGTGACGTTGTGCTCTGACAGCAGCACGTCGAGCGTGACGAGCAGGTTCAGGTCCAGTCGTCTGAGATTGTTCATCGCTATACCTGGAATTCCGGAAATTCATTTCCAATATACCTGCCGGCGCGGCATCCTGCCGACATTCAAGCAACGGAGTGTCTGGTCTTGACGTCCTCGCCCGCCTAAAGGCGGGCGATTTCCACAACTGGCGATGCACGTCCGCATCGGAGAATGTT is part of the Burkholderia ubonensis subsp. mesacidophila genome and harbors:
- a CDS encoding DUF2471 family protein; translated protein: MFQPSAFDPEQPGFNPVHFERAAQRAAVDLQRVVGGPAQRALGLRRRTHPAAVRTLSWQALLDVEDLAFSNAGFLNRNDPAVVDAFIRLRDSRMVAVDVEEPVDWRRDDDDLPAVYLIVRAMLEAEAEERAEAA
- a CDS encoding LysR family transcriptional regulator is translated as MNNLRRLDLNLLVTLDVLLSEHNVTRAAEKLSMSQPSVSVQLQKLRDVFGDPLLLPGPRGMRPTARAEALREPLREALDAVERAVLPATPFDPATATHTWNVAATDYGESTIVLPALRTLRSAAPGTRLAVVELAPPRIEKQAERSEIDLAFHTTEGSPAGMRRLPLFVERYVLVGRAGHPKLRRRPTLAQFGTLEHVIVSPDGGGFVGVTDDALAKHGAARRVVLSVPHFLFVMSAVANTDLVAMLPERLVRDAPALRIVDAPIEVPGYEMSMLWHERSHRDPAHRWLRETIAASV